CACCCTTGAAGATGGGCTTGTCTGTTCTGACGAGTGATGAAACTAACGGGAGATGAACTTGTCATTACTTGCATAGGTGAGTTCAATGTATCGTGTTGAAACCTTTCATTAGAGTTCTTTTTGGTATTTGGGGCTTAGCGCAGTTAGGCGGCGCTATGTCATATGCTCATGCCCAGACATCTGAGGTTCCTTTAACGGGAGATGCCTCCATGACGGCTGATTGGCCGGAATGGCGTTGGACGATTCTAGCCGGTGATGATGCCCTAAAGTCCGGTTTGCCAGGAATGGCAGAGGATCTTTATCGCTCAGTGCTTCAGTTGGAGCTTCCACCTGAGGCAGCGCGTTCGGTAAAGCTAAAGTTGGTGTCAGCTCTGATTGCCGAGCGCGGTTTTAATGAGGCTGAGTCTCTTCTGGACGAAATCAGCTCTCCGGAGCGGGCCGACTATCGATTGCGACGTGCGATTGTCGCATTCAATACGGATCGTTTGGAGGATGCCAGGAAGGCTCTTTCCGGTGTTGATCCAAAGACATTATCACGGAGCGAGCGTCCCTGGTATTACCTGATTCTCGGCTTGCTGGATAAAGTCGATGCATTGAATGAAAGTTCTGCCAGATGGATTGAGCAGGCAATGGAGACGAGTGTGTCTCCGGCCCAGCTTGCGCAGTTTGAAACGCTTTTACTCACAACCCGTGTTGCTGAATCCAACAATGATTCTGACTTTGTTGATTTACTGCGCCGTAAGGCTGAGGAAAATCGAGGCACGCGTCCCGGGTTTGGCTATGCACGTGAGTACGCGGTTGCCCTGGATCGTAGTAATCAGAAGTCCGCTGCCATTGATATTCTGGAAGACCAACTGACGCTGATTGCACCAGATGAGCCTGATGAAAAAGCCCAGACACTTTTGCTGATTGGATTGATTTCCGGCAGGGATGCACGTCGTGGCCAGCTTGCCTTTGAAGAAATCTTACGTGAAGGGAATGAACCAGGCATACAACGAGTCGCCTTATATTTAATCGCTGATGTCGATCGCAATGAAGAGCAGGAAGCGCTTTTCAGAGAGTTCCTTGATGGCTTGATTGAAGATCCCAACAATTCGATCCGGGACGAGATTCTTGTTTTGCGTTCACGACTCAGATTGGCTGTGGACGATAAGGATGGTGCGACTGCCGATGCCGAACGCTTGTTGGCTGAGTTTCCTGCTTCCCACTTTAGTGATCAAGCACGCTGGACTCTGGCTTACATGGCCTGGCAGGAAGAGCGCTATCGAACAGCAGCTGATTACTTGCAGCAGATTCGGGAGAAAGCTCCTTCTGGCTATGAAAGCCTTTTTCTGGGTCAACTGGTTGGTGATTGTTACTTTCTGAATGGAGACTATGCGACTGCAGCAGAAATTTATGAAGGGGTGCTTCAAAATGCCAGTGATAACAATCCGCATCCCAGTGTCGCCTATCAGAGTGTCATGGCGTATATTCGTATTGGCGAGCTTGAGCAGGCGGCAGAAACTTTGGATCGGCTCGCTCTGGAGAACCAAATTGATTCGGATCGCCTTTGGCGTGCAGAGTGGAATCTGGTCGAGGCTTTGCGTCAGGCAGATAAAACCATCGAGGCTTTTACGCGCTTGTCTTTGAAGTTACGTGAAACGCCGCTTAATTCACTTAAGCCCGAACTGAGACTCCGGCTCATGTGGCTGGCTGCTTTTCTGTCCTACGATGCCGGTGAATACGCATCCGTGCCGACCACCGTTAATGAGGCACTTGATATTATTGAAGTCGGTGAAGGCGCATCCTTGCCCGAGTCGGAAAAACGCATGCTTGCCTCAAGTCTGATCTTACTGGAGGGGCAGGCACAGCTTCGCTCCGGAGACGGGGCGGCTGGAATTACCACACTGGAAAAGGTAAGGGAACAATATCCAAACACGGACTCCGCTGTGCTTTCTTACCTGGTTGAGGCACGTTACCTGGCGGCAGAATATCGTTTGGCTGAGGCGCAACGTCGCTTACGCGAAATGGCTGATCGCTATCAGGAAAACAAACAAGCACCTGTTGCATTGCTTGAAGCTGCCATGATGGCAGAGAAGCAAGGGCAGACTCGGAATTTTGAAGAAGCCAGGGATATTCTCAAAGTCCTGCTGGAACGCTACCCCGACGACCCTATGGTTTTTCATGCAAAATTGCAGTTGGGTAATCTTGCCCGGAAACTCAACCAGTTTGGGGCTGCACAGTTACTTTACGAAAATATACTCCAGGATTACGCTGGCAGTGGAAAACTCTATCCTCTTTACCTTGCCCAGCTGTATCGTGCAGACAGCCTTTTAGCGCAATCAGGTGGTGACGTTGCCCGGCTTGATACCGCCGCCGAGGGCCTCGACCAGGTGCTTGATGACCCGGATGCTCCGCTCGATGCCCGTATTGAGGCAGGTTATAAACAAGCGCTTATTTCTGTTCGCCAGGGCAATCTCAGTCGTGCTCGTGAGACCATTTGGCTGATGGTGACGCGTTATCTAAAAGACCCTCAAGTTGAAGAACTTTTTGGACCGCGTGAGCGATATTGGATGTCTCGCTCGTTGTTGGAGCTGGGTCGAATTCTTGAGGAATCGGGTGAAGTGAGAGAGTCAAAGGAAGTTTATAAGCTGATCGTCATTTATGATTTGCCCGGAAAAGCGCTTGCGCAGGCGAAACTTCAGCCGGCACCAACCTGAAAATACACTCGCTTGCAATTTTGGCCTCATCGCGCTACCTAGATATTATTTAAATGGATTTTTGGAGTTTTTCGCTGCTGGAAAAAGGTGGACCACTGATGTGGGCCCTGCTTGCGCTTAGCATAATTGGTTTCATTTTCTTCATTGAGCGGACACTGTATCTTCATAAAGGCCAGATCCGGTCCAATGCATTCATTGAAGGGATTAAAAACCTTCTCAGGAAGCGTCGTGTTCTAGAGGCAATTACAGTTTGCGAAGAAACACCTGGTCCTATTCCCAAGGTGGTCGTTGCCGCATTAAGAAATTATGACCGACCTGAAGCCGAGATGCGGGGTGCTATGCGGGAAACGGCATTGGTCGAAATTCCTGTACTTGAACGCAGAATTGGTTCGATTGCCGCGATTGCTAAAATTTCGCCAATCATCGGGCTACTGGGGACCGTTGTTGCGATGCTGACCGCTTTTCTAAGAATGGAGGAAGCTGGTTCGTATGCAGATGCCAGCCTTTTTTCCGGTCAGGTTGCCCAGGCGTTGATTACAACTGCGTCAGGTCTAGCAATATCAGGGATGGCTTACCTGGCTCATCATTTTCTTTCGGGTCGGGTGCGTGCGCTCGTGCACGACATGGAATGGGTTAGCAACGATATCATGCAATTCCTACTCCGTGATTTACCTGAAATATCTGCTGAAGACGATGATACGCTCCATGTTCTTGAAAAAGACTCCGAAGAAGAATCTCTAGCCCAATAATAGTCATGCGCTCACTTATATTTCTTTCTATTTTTGCGATTGCGACAACAGCATTCGCATCACCACGTAAGCAGCGTGTTTTTAATGAGAACCCC
The Rubellicoccus peritrichatus DNA segment above includes these coding regions:
- a CDS encoding tetratricopeptide repeat protein is translated as MSYAHAQTSEVPLTGDASMTADWPEWRWTILAGDDALKSGLPGMAEDLYRSVLQLELPPEAARSVKLKLVSALIAERGFNEAESLLDEISSPERADYRLRRAIVAFNTDRLEDARKALSGVDPKTLSRSERPWYYLILGLLDKVDALNESSARWIEQAMETSVSPAQLAQFETLLLTTRVAESNNDSDFVDLLRRKAEENRGTRPGFGYAREYAVALDRSNQKSAAIDILEDQLTLIAPDEPDEKAQTLLLIGLISGRDARRGQLAFEEILREGNEPGIQRVALYLIADVDRNEEQEALFREFLDGLIEDPNNSIRDEILVLRSRLRLAVDDKDGATADAERLLAEFPASHFSDQARWTLAYMAWQEERYRTAADYLQQIREKAPSGYESLFLGQLVGDCYFLNGDYATAAEIYEGVLQNASDNNPHPSVAYQSVMAYIRIGELEQAAETLDRLALENQIDSDRLWRAEWNLVEALRQADKTIEAFTRLSLKLRETPLNSLKPELRLRLMWLAAFLSYDAGEYASVPTTVNEALDIIEVGEGASLPESEKRMLASSLILLEGQAQLRSGDGAAGITTLEKVREQYPNTDSAVLSYLVEARYLAAEYRLAEAQRRLREMADRYQENKQAPVALLEAAMMAEKQGQTRNFEEARDILKVLLERYPDDPMVFHAKLQLGNLARKLNQFGAAQLLYENILQDYAGSGKLYPLYLAQLYRADSLLAQSGGDVARLDTAAEGLDQVLDDPDAPLDARIEAGYKQALISVRQGNLSRARETIWLMVTRYLKDPQVEELFGPRERYWMSRSLLELGRILEESGEVRESKEVYKLIVIYDLPGKALAQAKLQPAPT
- a CDS encoding MotA/TolQ/ExbB proton channel family protein, whose protein sequence is MDFWSFSLLEKGGPLMWALLALSIIGFIFFIERTLYLHKGQIRSNAFIEGIKNLLRKRRVLEAITVCEETPGPIPKVVVAALRNYDRPEAEMRGAMRETALVEIPVLERRIGSIAAIAKISPIIGLLGTVVAMLTAFLRMEEAGSYADASLFSGQVAQALITTASGLAISGMAYLAHHFLSGRVRALVHDMEWVSNDIMQFLLRDLPEISAEDDDTLHVLEKDSEEESLAQ